From the genome of Leptolyngbya sp. 'hensonii', one region includes:
- a CDS encoding DUF2927 domain-containing protein — MVTPILSDIAVAQSARSAMLTTRSPNSRIKVRSAPTVEAQLVSYGWTGDAVKVLGEAQGQDGYIWYYVRFDTSGIEGWIRGDLVSIAVSGSPLTTSSSNFSQSPASFTSNPAPKAVSTYQSEVINYFLEIAMGSEYGESTSVIRKWSGPIRIKIYGSPTLEDRRTLETVIREVNNLISGVYLELTDSNANVQIYFVPESQFRRYEPNYQPVNYGFFWTSIQGNVIQKARIMITTTGVTQKERSHLIREELTQALGLMKDSYRYRDSIFYQGWTDPTEYSAIDRTLIQMLYHPEIRPGLNKAQVLKTLMELNQTASKNNPL, encoded by the coding sequence ATGGTCACACCCATTTTGAGTGATATCGCCGTGGCTCAGTCAGCCCGATCGGCCATGCTGACAACCCGTTCGCCCAATAGTCGCATTAAGGTTCGTTCTGCTCCTACAGTAGAAGCCCAGCTTGTCTCTTACGGATGGACTGGCGATGCTGTCAAAGTCCTGGGAGAGGCTCAAGGTCAAGATGGCTATATCTGGTACTATGTGAGATTTGACACCTCAGGGATTGAAGGATGGATTCGGGGAGACCTTGTTAGCATTGCAGTTTCTGGCTCCCCACTCACGACCTCAAGTTCCAACTTCTCCCAGTCCCCTGCTTCCTTCACCTCAAATCCAGCTCCCAAAGCTGTCTCTACCTATCAGTCTGAAGTCATCAATTACTTCCTGGAAATTGCGATGGGAAGCGAATACGGAGAATCCACTTCTGTAATTCGAAAGTGGAGTGGTCCAATCAGAATCAAAATCTATGGTTCCCCAACCCTGGAAGATCGGCGCACCCTGGAGACCGTCATTCGTGAGGTTAACAACCTAATCAGCGGAGTTTACCTGGAACTTACGGACAGTAACGCCAATGTTCAAATTTACTTTGTGCCTGAGTCCCAGTTTCGCCGTTACGAGCCTAACTACCAACCTGTTAACTATGGCTTTTTCTGGACCAGCATTCAGGGAAATGTGATTCAGAAAGCCAGGATTATGATTACAACCACGGGTGTGACCCAAAAAGAGCGGTCTCACTTAATCCGTGAAGAGCTCACCCAGGCTCTGGGATTAATGAAAGATTCCTACCGCTATAGAGATAGTATTTTCTACCAGGGGTGGACCGATCCCACAGAGTATAGTGCGATCGATAGAACACTCATTCAAATGCTGTATCACCCTGAAATTCGTCCAGGTCTGAACAAAGCGCAGGTCTTGAAAACTCTGATGGAACTGAATCAAACTGCTTCTAAAAATAATCCCCTTTGA
- a CDS encoding glycosyltransferase family 4 protein: MAIATEIVESWSIFKLPVLIGIVQLIQNKGHLGSYAFIFLEVFETEGGIQSYIQTLLRAYSALKNVPQAHVFILRDASQGGNSLQSEQLNFSYFKSRWPQWGRIHLAVKLMAYLLQHRPQRVFCGHVNLVPLVQVLCQPFGIPYTVITYGKEVWHPLPSRMKQGLQAAASIWTISRYSLKQACTANGLNPEQWHLLSCIVDGAAFTPGPKSRQLLEKYHLLDSQVLMTVARLWSGDPYKGVDVTIRALPAIAQRFPAVKYLVVGRGDDQPRLARLAQELGVADRVIFAGFVPTSELVDHYRLADAYVMPSQEGFGIVYLEAMACGKPVLSGDDDGSADPLQDGKLGWQVPHRDPEAVAVACIEILRGGQKRCDGVWLREQALALFGFDAFTRQLQQLLTSE, encoded by the coding sequence GTGGCTATCGCGACTGAGATAGTTGAAAGCTGGTCGATTTTTAAGCTGCCAGTATTAATCGGTATTGTTCAATTGATTCAAAATAAAGGCCACCTGGGTTCCTATGCTTTTATCTTTCTCGAAGTCTTCGAGACTGAAGGTGGTATCCAGTCTTACATCCAAACTTTGCTGAGGGCATACAGCGCCCTCAAAAATGTTCCCCAAGCGCATGTTTTCATTTTGCGGGATGCTTCCCAGGGTGGGAATTCCTTACAGTCTGAGCAGTTAAACTTCTCCTATTTCAAAAGTCGTTGGCCGCAATGGGGCCGCATTCATCTTGCAGTCAAGCTGATGGCTTATCTGCTCCAACATCGTCCACAGCGTGTTTTCTGTGGTCATGTCAACCTGGTTCCTCTGGTGCAGGTTTTGTGCCAACCTTTCGGCATTCCCTACACGGTGATTACCTATGGCAAGGAAGTATGGCATCCCTTGCCTTCAAGAATGAAACAGGGGCTTCAGGCTGCTGCTTCTATCTGGACAATTAGCCGCTATAGCCTTAAACAGGCCTGCACGGCCAACGGTTTAAATCCTGAACAATGGCATCTTTTATCTTGCATTGTGGATGGAGCAGCCTTTACACCAGGCCCTAAATCTCGTCAGTTGCTTGAAAAATATCATCTTTTAGATTCGCAGGTGTTGATGACGGTGGCTCGATTATGGTCTGGCGATCCCTATAAGGGTGTTGATGTGACCATTCGAGCCTTGCCTGCCATTGCTCAGAGGTTTCCTGCCGTAAAATACCTGGTTGTAGGCCGGGGCGATGATCAACCACGGCTGGCTCGTTTGGCGCAGGAACTGGGAGTGGCCGATCGGGTTATCTTTGCTGGCTTTGTTCCCACTTCCGAGTTAGTTGACCATTACCGATTGGCTGATGCCTATGTTATGCCTTCCCAGGAGGGTTTTGGCATTGTTTATCTGGAGGCTATGGCTTGTGGTAAACCTGTGCTGTCTGGAGACGATGATGGCTCAGCGGATCCACTCCAGGATGGCAAACTGGGCTGGCAGGTTCCCCATCGCGATCCGGAAGCTGTTGCCGTAGCCTGCATTGAGATCTTGAGGGGAGGTCAAAAGCGTTGCGATGGGGTGTGGTTGCGGGAACAGGCATTAGCCCTGTTTGGATTTGATGCTTTTACTCGGCAGTTACAACAACTTTTAACGTCTGAGTAG
- a CDS encoding FAD-dependent oxidoreductase — MQNRLVSGITLLAILVGMSGIQTESILAEPLGPQVLSLPSPAKIVECEILIAGGGLSGTAAAYEALLAGRTVCLTEITDWIGGQISSQGTSALDEAKRQRSLLYFPQGYNELRTRIEAKYGKLNPGSCWVSVSCFIPMDAQALLWQQLEAAARQGGGRLQWFPSTVIKELSLRADGRMIKSAIAIQHNPAPGAPPLNTYPLSQVIEDIYRSENSSRFTKQIIRFIPQKGRKKRTADWYVIEATETGEIIALADVPYRLGLDPRSYRNPSSPVTTRDPYCTQGFTYTFAMEQTEQPQLQKKPIHYSQYAPYYGSDPNPNVGNFDAIFTYRRIWSPQAETRPRGTAFNLPLPAPGDISMQNWVWGNDYRPGTEKDNLIYTREQLHQTGQLSPGRWLGGLRVNTLHNGEQLALGYYYWLVAGTTDSQRQEFGSKQPHPNHRLLKGLESPMGTLHGLSKYPYIRESRRIIGRPFYGYDNGFSIDEIDISRRDYRDNYYRQTLSDKVYRDLWIALAGLEAVSVIEGQTSPDQVSQRTRSTIYPDSVGISQYAIDFHPCMTKSPPEAPGNREREGVRQGHGPAYPAQIPLRAMIPQKIDNLLVTGKSIAASNIAAAAYRVHSFEWSSGSAAGTTVAFAMEEDVLPYQLVDNLPGREPLLEKLRQRLERNGNPTAFPDTSIFNLNWEDWNIW; from the coding sequence TTGCAAAACAGATTGGTTTCAGGAATTACCCTTCTGGCAATCCTGGTGGGCATGAGTGGGATTCAGACAGAATCCATTCTGGCAGAACCATTAGGCCCCCAGGTACTGTCTCTTCCAAGTCCGGCCAAGATTGTTGAGTGTGAAATTTTGATCGCAGGTGGAGGACTTTCAGGAACAGCCGCCGCTTATGAAGCGCTCCTGGCTGGTCGGACTGTTTGTTTGACAGAAATCACGGATTGGATCGGGGGGCAAATCTCATCCCAGGGCACTTCTGCCCTAGATGAAGCCAAACGACAGCGATCGCTCCTGTATTTTCCTCAAGGCTATAACGAACTGCGTACTCGCATTGAAGCCAAATATGGCAAGCTCAATCCCGGTAGTTGCTGGGTGAGTGTCTCCTGTTTCATCCCCATGGATGCTCAGGCCCTTCTGTGGCAACAACTGGAAGCCGCCGCACGACAGGGGGGTGGACGCTTACAATGGTTCCCTTCGACTGTCATCAAGGAACTCAGTTTGCGGGCTGATGGCAGGATGATTAAAAGCGCGATCGCCATTCAACACAACCCTGCTCCCGGCGCTCCTCCCCTCAATACCTACCCTCTTTCCCAGGTCATAGAGGATATCTATCGCTCTGAGAATTCGTCCCGTTTCACCAAGCAAATCATTCGCTTCATTCCGCAAAAAGGGCGGAAGAAAAGAACAGCCGATTGGTATGTGATCGAAGCCACCGAAACTGGTGAAATCATTGCCCTGGCTGATGTTCCCTATCGCTTGGGATTAGACCCCCGCTCCTATCGAAATCCTTCTTCTCCAGTTACAACCCGCGACCCTTACTGCACTCAGGGTTTCACCTACACTTTTGCTATGGAGCAAACAGAACAGCCCCAACTTCAGAAAAAGCCTATTCACTATTCTCAATATGCACCCTACTATGGCTCTGACCCTAACCCCAACGTTGGCAATTTTGATGCTATTTTCACGTATCGGAGAATCTGGAGCCCTCAGGCAGAAACCAGACCCAGAGGCACGGCCTTCAACCTGCCCCTACCTGCCCCAGGAGACATTTCTATGCAGAACTGGGTTTGGGGCAATGATTATCGTCCTGGCACTGAAAAAGACAACCTAATCTACACCCGCGAACAACTGCACCAAACCGGCCAACTCTCTCCCGGTCGCTGGCTGGGTGGTCTCCGCGTCAACACCCTACACAACGGGGAACAATTGGCTCTGGGCTACTATTACTGGCTTGTAGCAGGAACAACAGACTCTCAACGTCAGGAGTTTGGGAGCAAACAACCCCATCCCAACCATCGCCTTCTAAAAGGTCTGGAATCACCGATGGGAACGCTGCATGGATTATCAAAATATCCTTATATTCGAGAATCCCGCCGGATCATTGGGCGCCCCTTCTACGGTTATGACAATGGCTTCTCCATTGATGAAATTGACATCTCCCGGCGAGATTACAGAGACAATTACTACCGTCAAACCTTGTCTGACAAGGTATACCGAGATCTGTGGATAGCCCTAGCAGGTCTGGAAGCAGTTTCTGTCATCGAAGGTCAAACGTCACCCGATCAGGTTTCCCAACGCACTCGATCGACCATCTATCCAGACTCAGTTGGCATCTCCCAGTATGCGATCGACTTCCATCCCTGCATGACAAAATCTCCTCCAGAGGCACCCGGTAACAGGGAGCGGGAAGGGGTACGCCAGGGCCATGGCCCTGCCTATCCTGCCCAGATCCCCCTGCGAGCAATGATTCCTCAAAAAATTGATAACCTGCTGGTTACAGGTAAAAGTATTGCAGCCAGTAATATTGCAGCAGCTGCCTACCGGGTCCATTCTTTTGAATGGTCTTCTGGTTCTGCTGCTGGAACAACTGTTGCTTTTGCCATGGAAGAAGACGTTTTACCTTACCAACTGGTAGACAACCTGCCAGGACGGGAGCCCCTGCTGGAAAAGTTGCGTCAACGCCTAGAACGCAATGGAAATCCCACCGCCTTTCCGGATACTTCAATCTTTAATTTGAATTGGGAAGATTGGAACATCTGGTAG
- a CDS encoding SH3 domain-containing protein, whose translation METLAFIHTHALYENSAPDLELNLLDPFGSIVASSAKVSLVGAAVVFASWGPVLQAAAVVKRGDTCATVQDVQRALAREGYSIGSVDGVFGGKTEFAVKRFQANNQLTSDGVVGAKTAAALGLGQAGDANSPFVAGKTCAGTTTSGGGGAPATVQIKTSSGNLRVRSGPGTNYPVVASLANGSVVRTTGQQSNGWIQLVNNAWVAAKYTIPATASSGGGGTPTPTPSSIKIVTGGANLRVRSGPGTNYSTIAALGNGSIVRTTGAVSNGWIQVEGGGWIASKYARSN comes from the coding sequence ATGGAAACGCTGGCATTCATTCACACTCATGCTCTCTATGAGAATTCAGCGCCTGATCTGGAACTCAATTTGTTGGATCCTTTCGGTTCGATCGTGGCCAGCTCAGCTAAAGTGAGTTTGGTTGGGGCAGCAGTCGTCTTCGCCTCTTGGGGGCCAGTTCTGCAAGCGGCAGCGGTTGTGAAGCGAGGAGATACCTGTGCCACAGTACAGGATGTTCAGAGGGCGCTGGCTCGTGAAGGATATAGCATTGGCTCTGTGGATGGAGTCTTTGGAGGAAAAACCGAGTTTGCGGTTAAGCGTTTCCAGGCAAACAATCAGCTCACCAGCGATGGCGTGGTTGGAGCCAAAACAGCCGCTGCTTTAGGTTTGGGACAGGCAGGAGATGCTAACAGCCCTTTTGTGGCAGGTAAAACCTGTGCCGGGACGACAACCAGTGGTGGTGGAGGTGCTCCGGCTACAGTGCAAATTAAAACCAGTAGTGGTAATTTGCGGGTTCGTTCCGGGCCTGGTACTAACTATCCGGTTGTCGCTTCCCTGGCGAATGGGTCTGTGGTGAGAACAACAGGTCAGCAATCAAACGGTTGGATTCAATTGGTTAATAATGCTTGGGTTGCCGCAAAGTATACAATTCCCGCAACCGCGTCATCAGGGGGGGGGGGCACCCCTACTCCAACCCCGTCCAGCATTAAGATTGTGACGGGTGGTGCTAATTTGCGGGTTCGCTCTGGTCCTGGTACAAATTATTCGACAATTGCAGCTCTGGGGAATGGTTCTATCGTCCGCACGACTGGTGCCGTTTCTAATGGCTGGATACAAGTCGAGGGTGGTGGCTGGATTGCTTCCAAATATGCCCGCTCTAATTGA
- a CDS encoding DUF1815 family protein, translating into MFLRLAEQHKQFVRDLVMNLQALAIVLERGGYLASCYTCGGQMNSASFMVSLGDNHLIRFLVSDYGITWTEMRDDRELMKLEGAEAINQLQELANLVKYQIKPADYIPVAIKGV; encoded by the coding sequence GTGTTTTTAAGACTTGCAGAGCAGCACAAGCAATTTGTTCGGGACTTGGTGATGAATCTCCAGGCCCTAGCCATTGTCCTGGAAAGGGGCGGCTATCTTGCATCCTGTTACACCTGTGGAGGCCAGATGAACAGTGCTTCCTTTATGGTTAGTCTGGGAGACAATCATCTGATCCGATTTTTGGTGTCCGATTATGGGATCACTTGGACAGAAATGAGAGATGATCGTGAACTGATGAAGCTTGAGGGAGCCGAGGCTATCAATCAGTTACAGGAATTGGCCAATCTGGTTAAGTATCAGATTAAACCTGCAGATTACATTCCTGTGGCGATTAAGGGGGTCTAG